TCAAACGCACTGGGAGTGTGGTACAGTAGAAATTTTGTCAAATATAGCATAATGACCTATTTGTTGATGTCGCTGAGGtaagattaaaatgttttttcttgatATAAAATCTATTTTGATGCTTCAtaacaacaaatgtttttcaagACTGAACAGATCTGACATAAGAAAGAGCTGAATGTGTTTAGTCATGCTCATGTTTCATTTCTATTAATAAATCCCTTGCAATGCCTACCTGAGCAGTGAAGTTGGCTGCTTCCTGCGGTGGGTCGTTCTTGCTGTCACCAGCCACGTTACCACGGCGAATGTCCTTGACAGACACATTCTTAACATTAAAGCCCACGTTGTCACCAGGGAGGGCCTCTGTCAGTGCCTCATGGTGCATCTCCACAGACTTCACCTCAGTGGTCACATTGACGGGGGCAAAGGTTACCACCATGCCAGGTTTTAGGATGCCCGTTTCCACACGGCCTACAGGCACTGTTCCAATACCTGAGGAGGTGACGTTCAACACAGAACATATAATAAAGAACATCAAAATAGTTATAGTcctcacttggatgtttgaccttAACTGTAGAATTtgtagagtttgacactggaaggctcttttcacattcatctgctgtatTCACCTTAAATCTTAGTTTAAGTTTTAagatgattttgtgacatcaaaacTAGTTTGGAACCACTTGTGGTCCAATGTGAAATTTGAAGTCTCTAGTGCACATACTCTTGAGAATTGCcttttcagtgaagtaagaGGCATCTTGCACCCAGTagcagaaatgaaaaacatttgcatatttataagCTTCTTGATTTctcaatgagggagaaagacTACTGTATTTTTAAGAATGACTAAATTTAACTATTCAAAACACagtgttttaatatgttgtAAAACATGTCTATAGGAGATCATAAATGCCCTGGTCAAGAGGCGTTTGATGTGCAATGTCATGGGGGATTATATCCCAATAACACTCTCTCTTATTCCCCAAAGTTTTATCAGTTTCTTAGTCAATGCTTTACATGCCTCCTATCTTGTAGACATCCTGCAGGGGCAGACGAAGAGGTTTGTCTGTTGGACGGGTGGGGGGCTGGATGGCGTCCAGAGCTTCCAGTAGCGTAGTCCCTGATGCATTGCCTTCCTTCCTATTGATCTTCCACCCCTTAAACCACGTCATCTAGAAGAgaaaataatgtacattttaaactatgtttacattacattgaACAACTGATTGGATTCTTTTGAGCTGCAGTACATTTTCAGGTAACTACTGTTGACCAACAAGCTCCATCAGCtcaatttttgttatttaagtgAGACTAtgaaacttttgaaatgaaaaaaaaaaaaaaaaaaaaagataaaataatagtCTTCTAACAAATGAGAAGTTGAATTCATCAGCCACATAAGACACACTCTAACTCAAGTCAATACATTGAGAGGTCTTACTGCTACAGCTGTACTTGGTCAGGTGTGACCAGTAGCTTGTGGTGGTTAATGTTAGCAGTTTTAAGCTAGATATTGCTGTGTAACTGACATCTCTGAGTCAGTCTTCTGACTCTATACCTTTGCAACTGTTGCACTACATTTTAGTATGGCCACAGTAGTGCCTGTTCAACCAAAGTTAGAGAGTTTCTTGAGGTACCTGGCACAAGGGCACTTCTATGGTAATTGCAAGAGAAAGGGAAAAAGGATTATTCAATTTCTATGAATGGTGTGACTTTTTTTGTCGGACCGACAGTCACAGCAACTGGTTAGCCTTTGAACTACAGTTTCTATCCCTGGCAACAGCCATATAAAATTAGTATTCAAATTAAAGGCTAGGTACGTTGTAATAATCCTTGTAGAATTTTCATTACTAGTCTTTGTGATCTACTTACGTTGGGGCTGGGCTCAAGCATGTTGTCTCCATTCCAGCCTGATATGGGCACAAAGGCAACGGTGTCCGGATTGTAGCCAATCTTCTTGATGTAGGTGCTCACTTCCTTCACTATTTCCTCATATCGCTTCTGGCTGTAGTTTGGCTCAGTGGAGTCCATCTTGTTGATGCCTACAATGAGCTGCTTTACTCCCAGAGTGTAGGCCAGGAGGGCGTGCTCACGAGTCTGTCCGTTCTTGGAAATACCTGCCTCGAACTCTCCCACACCGGCTGCTACAATCAGCACAGCACAATCAGCCTGAAAATGCAATGGATAAAACATAAGTACTGTAGATGCACAGCAGCTTTGACCATTGCACACATTACATTAGTATTTAAAGTTTGTGTAATTTCAGTAGAATTAGTCAATCAAGATGTGTCATGTCCTCAACAATTAAAAGTAACTAATTTGATCAAAATCTTTATCATACCAAATGTTACCAGCTTGAAATGCAATGAGAACGTATACTCTTCAACATTAACTGATGAATGAACTTGTTGCTACTTGTTTTACTTTAACACTCGGGACACACAGCTTAAGATAGGGATGTAAACTAAATGACCGAACAACAACCATgccatacagtatgtaatgcaCACAGCGTCCTCATGTTACAGACCTGGGAGGTCCCAGTGATCATGTTCTTGATGAAGTCCCTGTGACCTGGGGCATCGATGATGGTCACATAGTACTTGCTGGTTTCAAACTTCCACAGTGAGATGTCGATGGTAATGCCACGCTCCCTCTCTGCCTTCAACTTGTCCAGCACCCAGGCATACTTGAACGATCCTTTCCCCATCTGAAAAATAAGTGATATAAAGCCTTCTCAAAATGTCCTTTTGTTAACAACAGTTTCCTTGTTAGGGTTTTAATCTCAGCTGTGTTTTTGGGATGTGTAGCTTGGAGTGATGTTCAGGGTATCTATGGTTATTCTGCTTTGCCGATACATAGTTGTGGacattaaaaattaaagtcGAAGTCAATAGTTTCAAGTCAATTAGGTGAAGTGAATAAATGTTCattcctgcttttttttatgtcattaaaTAGACATTATTTATGTCTATTTATTAATAGTTAGCATGGTTTGTATCCTGTGGTTAGAGGCGTGGGAGTCCTGATCTTGAGGAAAGACATTAGTTAATTCAAGAAGACATCATCCTCAGCATCCGCTTGTATCTCCTTACCTCAGCAGCTTCCTTCTCAAACTTCTCGATGGTTCTCTTGTCAATACCCCCGCACTTGTAGATGAGGTGGCCCGTGGTGGTGGACTTGCCAGAGTCCACATGGCCGATCACAACAATATTGATGTGGAGTTTCTCCTTTCCCATGGTGACTGGAGCTGGTTGATGTCACGAGACagtctgttaaaaccagtatTAAGTTACAGTCATTGGGGTAAACAGATGGTTTGCAGGGCAGTAAACAAACCTTTCACGCACTTGTTATTATGATTTACGGATACTGAAAGGTTTTGTGTGAGCATGTATTCTTTGAgggttgaaaaaaataatttgttggTGGTACAGTGGCTTTTGCATTTTGCAATTTAACACTGTCTGAACAGGTTATGTTAGATCATGCAGCTGGAGATTCAGAAAAAGTATTGCAGCACTAGGGATAAAAACACCAGTAGAGTGCTAATGCCTCCCTGAGTGACTGGCGCAGAAAGAATttgaaatgacattaaaatTCTGCACAAGGAGGGAGACAtgacttcatctttttttaGTTCAGCCCACAAACAAAGTGACTGCACTGTCTGCTCAGTCCTGGATGTGTTTAACTGAAATTACGGAGCATGAGGGCTCTTATCTGGCAATAGATGTTTACATAAGTAGTGTATCTCAGAAGATTAAGGATGGTATCAATGGTCACTGAACTGCGCCAAGCACAATAACCCTCTGCCTCTCCTGCTCTCTATTCCTCTATCCATCCACACCCCTGCTCTCCTCTTTCACATCCAGCCTGCCCACCGTTCCGCTCCGCTCCGCTCTACTGTGCACTGACAACAAGGCTCTGATGTTTCACAGCACCGTGCCTTTTTTCACAGCCAGACTCTACTACGCGTTTCATTCCAAGTCAGAATCCACCATTTTGTCAGGTCTTGTCTCCTGATAGTGTAGCAGCCATTTCTCAGACACTGCAGTGCACTGCACACAGGTTaatgcagaggaagaggacacaTTGTTTGTTGTGAACTGTGCAGGAGAGTTATAGTGATAATCCTGAATAGAAGCACTCACATCCACCACAAAAGTTTTCTTTTGAGTGAGTGGTGATTTATTACACAGTATTCTAGCTGAATCTAGTTTGCACCAGGCAGAAAGGACAGTAGCTTAATCCAACTGTAACATGAATCCCTACTTGATCTTGACCAGACTTGATCAGGTGTACTCAGTGCCAGGGCAGATAACAATTTACATGCGCGTGCAACTCATCCCTAATATATAACGTCACAACAGCTGCCGCAGTGCGCGTCAATGTTCAAAAGATGATAAAGCCGCGGATAATGCGTAAAAAATAGTACAGCGGTAAATATAATGTCTGAGGGATTTAATAGAAATGTTAACCCTCCGCCATGTTCTATCATCTGCCATCTGCCCGCTTACTGGCGCCTGGATGCGTATTCGCTACCAGCCGCCTGCCCTCGTTTCTGCATCACAACAATATTCCCAATGCACTGCGTGGAGACCGAGTCGCTAAACAAAACGCAAATTTATCCTCCtggttacattttaaaatacactCTCCCTCCCCACATGCATTATTTTATGTACTTTGTCATACCTGAGAGCTGGCCGGTGTCAGGTTGGCTGCAGGACTGGAGAGGCTGAGGACAGACGCTGATCCGGTTATAGCGCACAGGACAGGCGGGGGTGTTGCGTAATTGCGCGCACCCGCTGCCGTACAGCATCACAACGAGGGACCAGGAGAAGTTGCCGCTAAGAGTTCAACAGAGGACACAGCCATAGGCGAAGAATCCATTGTCGGACACGATCACGTCTGGATATGCTTGGTTCTGCAGATTATAGAGAACAAAACCCCTTTAAGTGTTAAATCAAGCCGCCGAATCAACGTTTTGCGACGAAAATTACAGAGAGTTGTGACAAATTTTGAATACGACGTCAATTTGCAATTGGTGCTCTCTGTTATTGTATTGTGCATTTTAAGTGTTAGTTTGTCATCAGTTGAGGCTTAACAGGAAAAGCGCATCgacattatttttgatttgCGGTAATTGAAACAGCACATAAAATGCGGGGCGTTATATACTTGAGTAATTGACGTAGGTTACATGGATTTATAGTAGATACAGACTCGGCTTTTTTCAGTTGTCTGTGGGTTGTTCTGGGCGGATAAAATCGCTCTACAAACTGCAAATAATGGAAAGGGTGTGGGTCATAGAGATATATCCAGTTTTTTGATTGATGATAGATTCAGTGGTTGGAAGTCAGGTGGTTGAATAAATGAAGCGTGCAGCATCCTTCATGCGCAGCAGGAGAAGCGCTCATCTTACAGACGCTCCCTAGATGGATTAAAATTAACCTGGGAGCCCAGACGTCTGTCCGCCAATTATCACGAGATGCAGGGCTGCTGAGAAACAGCAGGGAGGCAGAGACCgtgtacaaaaacaaacaaacaaaaaacattaccTCACACCAGGGAAGAGACGTATTGAACCAGATTTGGCTACTAGGTAATGTCCTTATacagatgtttatttatatttattaattatatcAAGAATCTTAAACATATCTACATTCAGTAAGATTGTGTTTTCCTAGTAGAACCATTTATGAGAATATTTTTATGAGAATGTCTTTGTACATAATTTCAGTAGATGACTGTATGCTGTACTGGAGGTTGATACCATGATCGTCCTTTCATTGAGCCTCCAGGGAGGTGAGATTGAATTAtcttttttcttacatttatgATCTTATTTCGTTCAGGTGTGAATCACATTGTGTACATAGCTAAGTTTTATTTGATTCTTAAAAACACTCCAGGAAGTACGGTTTAGGTCAAGCTACTCAGACAACTTTATTAATTGTTTTCAACAAGGAATACCATATTAATAGTTCTTTAAAGTAAATATTCCACAAATAAGGAGATGTGTAAGGCTAGTGTGAAGTTTTCCCCCCTCTACATGCAGAACCTAACAtaacatatttaataaataGGCTAAATGAATGTTATGGGTTGATAATCATCCAGTCATTGGTTAATTTGTTCTTCTCTTGCACTTATTCATCAGAGACCTAAAGAagttattgaaatgaaaaagcaCATTGTACCTTTAGTCAGTTGAAAGTCTGTGACAGAGgttatataatgaaataatccAACACAAAATTTGCATTTGCATATGATTTATTTACAATACATGACTGTGATTTGAGACATTTTACTGGAATGTTTACAATGATTACCCTTTTTAGTACAGCGTATGTATCATACAAAAGTCcctttattttctgtgtatgGGGGCTAAtgttaaacaaaaataagaaaaagtaacttaaagaaacaaatgatATGAGTCTACAGTCCTGAATGGTTTGACACCGTTAAGTTAATGTAATAAGGCACAAGTGCAATGCATCATAAAGTGAGATAATGGTGCTACTTGTTGACAGAAATTACACCTCAGACAAAACGTTTCCCTTGTGGCTTATTTTTGATTTCCCTCCCTATAGTCATAACGTCTAAAGGGACAGGatgcatacagtataatacCCTAGTGACTATCACATTTTCGGTTTACCACCaaatgaattcattttaaaattaaattttagtttacatttaaaaattgaGGACACATACCTCAATGTGGTAGATCAATACATCtgtaaaaagtaaacaaatatcCTTTTCAATCCCTTTGTCACATAAGATACCTGAGAATTGACACAGAGAGTGCAAATCTTGTGAACAAAGTAATGGTGTGTGTCCACCAGGAACATctttactgtactttttttttttctttccctttgttAGAAAGGTGTAACAATAGCTTAACATCTTCTTAGTGTTACATACTGCTAACATGTCATTGTTACCCATGCTTTCCACATGGATCAGTTAAAGACTGCCACCTAAAATAAAAGATGTGCCTGGTGGACATAACCTGTAAAGACAATACATattgttcaaataaaaacatttaaaaaatcccTTCGCTGCACCATACGACATTGCAAACGGATCAGAAATGATCCGTTTGCAATCACATGAGGGACAAATCTCTCAAATAATTTTAAGAAGGCTTCACTGTAAGATGTTTCCTAAACAAGTTGTGTCACAATGTTCTCTCAAAAAAGACGTTAACTTTGTGCGTCTGGTTCGGGATGgcttttttttgggggggggggggggggtggcacTTAAAACCAACACTTACTGGCACTTAGTTAGAAATTGCAATTGGAAATTTTGTGTCATCCCAAACTTAAGatacacaaaaaacatcagTCTTAAGAGTGTAGACTTTTACTATGGCAGTAAAACTCAAGTGTTTActgtgggtaaaaaaaaaaaaaatcttttaaagcAGAAGTGCTCTGGAGGCAGAAATGACAGTTGAGCCGAGCAAGTTTGCCAACTGGCAAACTGGAACACTAAAAAAGGAACTAAATGGGATTATTTGTCATAGCTTATTTACAATGGTATTCATGATGCGTAACAGTCAACAAGCTCGCTAGCAGCTAACAGCTTCCTCTAACACCTCTTGGAGATGCATATTGTGGTTGTTTGGCTCTGCTCAATTGCCTCCAAAGCATTTCTGCCTCTGCTTCAATAAACTGCAATCTGGTTTGTTCATTACTGTGACTGGAGGCTCATCTGTCAACAGACTCTTAAGTACCCACAGTCACAGTAAAGAACATCCTCAAGGGTATTATGGCTGTTACTCACTGTTAGCCGTGCTTTGAGCATCATCAACACATCTGGAACACATCTCTAGCTGAAATTACCCATTGATTGAAACTTTTCCATTTGATGATTCAGACTTATCAAATGGATGAGTCTGGTACTCTTCTTCAGTCTCAGTCTCCGTGAGAGTAGGATGTGTGGACAGCCCAGGGCTGCACCATTCCTCGGCCAAATATAGTGTAAACTGTCGCCCCAAACAAGTTGATGGCAGCAGCGATGTAGAAGACAATCTGCCATTCTTCTATGGTGTTCTGGAGGACAGTCAGCACAGTTAATGATgagtaatgaaataaataatacactCACTAGTGTGAGTTAGGTCATTATGCAGTGtattctgtaaaacatttgcacagtaTAATGATATTTCCTAAAATCACTGATGCCCTTGATACAACTGTATAGGgtcaaaatgttacaatttgtTACTTCCTGGTTTGCAAAGCAAAACCTGAAGGTTTGGtttgaaaatatattcaaaagaTTCCTGTAATTGTTTTTCAGCAACTGTCTACATTCTTTTGGTGACAAAATGGAAATCATGCatctgaaagaggaaaaactcaGACAATTATCACAAATCACAGGACATCCCAAAGGTTAATTTTGGTTTTCCAGACTGATGATTTAAAGCCAAACATGACCATTGACCTCCATGAGTGGAGCAGATACGACAATGAGAATGACAATGAGCCctatctttattttgttttaagcaTCTACATAAAACTAAATGTTATTTCTGGAACTGTAAACTGCATTTTACACTGCAGTACCACAGTCTTCTTTACAGAGAAAATATCAGTGATACATCATAATAAGGAGAATGCAACAGCCATCATCAAcccagacaaaaacacactgggcatgtttgtgttgctttttatgCAGGACTATGGGTGCCCCCTGGTGgccaaatgttaacatgctaatccTGTGCTGACTAAACCAATTAGACAGGAAATGGAGCATCAAGCCAAAGGAAGGATACCATCTGTTTAGCCAGGGACACTGGAGGTCACAAGATCCAGCgtgacctctgtgtgtgtgtgtctgtaaacagCAGCATACATCCTTTATGTGAAAATTAATGATGACCTGATATTTATATGTTGTAGTTACTGCTCTGTTTAATCTCAGGGAATCAAACTCACTGTGCAGACAAGATAATACAGTAAGA
This genomic interval from Thunnus thynnus chromosome 14, fThuThy2.1, whole genome shotgun sequence contains the following:
- the eef1a1a gene encoding elongation factor 1-alpha 1a isoform X1; translation: MLYGSGCAQLRNTPACPVRYNRISVCPQPLQSCSQPDTGQLSAPVTMGKEKLHINIVVIGHVDSGKSTTTGHLIYKCGGIDKRTIEKFEKEAAEMGKGSFKYAWVLDKLKAERERGITIDISLWKFETSKYYVTIIDAPGHRDFIKNMITGTSQADCAVLIVAAGVGEFEAGISKNGQTREHALLAYTLGVKQLIVGINKMDSTEPNYSQKRYEEIVKEVSTYIKKIGYNPDTVAFVPISGWNGDNMLEPSPNMTWFKGWKINRKEGNASGTTLLEALDAIQPPTRPTDKPLRLPLQDVYKIGGIGTVPVGRVETGILKPGMVVTFAPVNVTTEVKSVEMHHEALTEALPGDNVGFNVKNVSVKDIRRGNVAGDSKNDPPQEAANFTAQVIILNHPGQISAGYAPVLDCHTAHIACKFAELKEKIDRRSGKKLEDNPKSLKSGDAAIVDMIPGKPMCVESFSEYPPLGRFAVRDMRQTVAVGVIKGVEKKVSTTGKVTKSAQKAQRNK
- the eef1a1a gene encoding elongation factor 1-alpha 1a isoform X2, with product MGKEKLHINIVVIGHVDSGKSTTTGHLIYKCGGIDKRTIEKFEKEAAEMGKGSFKYAWVLDKLKAERERGITIDISLWKFETSKYYVTIIDAPGHRDFIKNMITGTSQADCAVLIVAAGVGEFEAGISKNGQTREHALLAYTLGVKQLIVGINKMDSTEPNYSQKRYEEIVKEVSTYIKKIGYNPDTVAFVPISGWNGDNMLEPSPNMTWFKGWKINRKEGNASGTTLLEALDAIQPPTRPTDKPLRLPLQDVYKIGGIGTVPVGRVETGILKPGMVVTFAPVNVTTEVKSVEMHHEALTEALPGDNVGFNVKNVSVKDIRRGNVAGDSKNDPPQEAANFTAQVIILNHPGQISAGYAPVLDCHTAHIACKFAELKEKIDRRSGKKLEDNPKSLKSGDAAIVDMIPGKPMCVESFSEYPPLGRFAVRDMRQTVAVGVIKGVEKKVSTTGKVTKSAQKAQRNK